In one Cronobacter dublinensis subsp. dublinensis LMG 23823 genomic region, the following are encoded:
- the gpsA gene encoding NAD(P)H-dependent glycerol-3-phosphate dehydrogenase yields the protein MNTINASMTVIGAGSYGTALAITLARNGHHVVLWGHDPAHIATLQADRCNVAFLPDVPFPDTLHLESDLATALAASRNILVVVPSHVFGQVLRQIKPLMRPDARVVWATKGLEAETGRLLQDVAREALGDTIPLAVISGPTFAKELAAGLPTAISLAATDDAFANDLQQLLHCGKSFRVYSNPDFIGVQLGGAVKNVIAIGAGMSDGIGFGANARTALITRGLAEMSRLGAALGADPTTFMGMAGLGDLVLTCTDNQSRNRRFGMMLGQGADVQSAQEKIGQVVEGYRNTKEVRELAARFGVEMPITEEIYQVLYCGKNAREAALTLLGRTRKDERSSQ from the coding sequence ATGAACACCATTAATGCGTCAATGACAGTTATCGGTGCCGGTTCATACGGCACCGCTCTTGCCATCACACTGGCAAGAAACGGCCATCACGTCGTGCTGTGGGGTCATGATCCCGCGCATATCGCGACGCTGCAGGCTGACCGCTGCAACGTGGCGTTCCTTCCCGATGTGCCTTTCCCTGACACCCTTCATCTTGAAAGCGACTTAGCCACCGCGCTTGCCGCCAGCCGCAATATTCTGGTGGTAGTGCCAAGCCATGTGTTTGGTCAGGTGCTGCGTCAGATCAAACCGCTGATGCGCCCGGATGCACGCGTGGTATGGGCGACGAAAGGGCTTGAGGCGGAAACCGGTCGGTTACTCCAGGATGTGGCGCGTGAAGCGTTAGGCGACACGATACCGCTGGCGGTGATCTCCGGCCCGACGTTTGCCAAAGAGCTGGCGGCAGGGCTACCGACGGCGATTTCGCTGGCGGCGACGGACGACGCGTTTGCAAACGATCTCCAGCAGCTGCTGCACTGCGGCAAGAGCTTTCGCGTTTACAGCAATCCGGATTTCATCGGCGTGCAGCTCGGCGGCGCGGTGAAAAACGTCATCGCTATCGGCGCGGGAATGTCTGACGGCATCGGCTTTGGCGCGAACGCCCGCACGGCGCTGATTACGCGCGGTCTCGCGGAGATGTCCCGCCTCGGCGCAGCGCTCGGGGCGGACCCGACCACCTTTATGGGCATGGCCGGTCTTGGCGATCTGGTCCTGACCTGTACCGACAACCAGTCGCGCAACCGCCGCTTCGGCATGATGCTCGGCCAGGGCGCCGATGTGCAGAGCGCGCAGGAGAAGATTGGTCAGGTAGTGGAAGGCTATCGCAACACCAAAGAGGTACGCGAACTGGCGGCGCGTTTTGGCGTGGAAATGCCAATAACCGAGGAAATTTATCAGGTACTCTATTGCGGAAAAAATGCTCGCGAGGCAGCATTAACGCTGTTGGGCCGTACCCGCAAGGATGAGCGAAGCAGCCAGTAG
- the secB gene encoding protein-export chaperone SecB — MSEQNNTEMNFQLLRIYTKDISFEAPNAPHVFQKDWQPDVKLDLDTASSQLADDVYEVVLRVTVTASLGEETAFLCEVQQAGIFNISGIEGTQMAHCLGAYCPNSLFPYARECITNLVSRGTFPQLNLAPVNFDALFMNYLQQQAAEGAQDHQDA, encoded by the coding sequence ATGTCAGAACAAAACAACACTGAAATGAACTTTCAGCTTCTGCGCATTTACACCAAAGATATCTCTTTCGAAGCACCGAATGCGCCGCACGTATTTCAGAAAGACTGGCAGCCGGATGTGAAACTGGATCTGGATACCGCTTCCAGCCAGCTCGCTGACGATGTTTACGAAGTCGTATTGCGCGTGACGGTCACCGCGTCGCTGGGCGAAGAGACCGCTTTCCTTTGCGAAGTGCAGCAGGCAGGCATTTTCAACATTTCTGGCATTGAAGGCACCCAGATGGCGCACTGCCTCGGCGCTTACTGCCCGAACAGCCTGTTCCCGTATGCCCGTGAATGCATCACCAACCTCGTTTCCCGCGGCACTTTCCCGCAGCTGAACCTTGCGCCGGTTAACTTCGACGCGCTGTTCATGAACTATCTGCAGCAGCAGGCTGCTGAAGGTGCGCAAGACCATCAGGATGCCTGA
- the grxC gene encoding glutaredoxin 3, with amino-acid sequence MANIEMYTKATCPYCHRAKALLNSKGAAFLELPIDGDTAKREEMIQRSGRTTVPQIFIDGQHIGGCDDLHALDARGGLDPLLR; translated from the coding sequence ATGGCTAATATCGAAATGTACACCAAAGCAACCTGCCCGTATTGCCATCGTGCGAAGGCCCTGCTGAACAGCAAAGGCGCCGCTTTCCTCGAACTGCCCATTGACGGCGATACCGCCAAAAGGGAAGAGATGATTCAGCGTAGTGGCCGCACCACTGTGCCGCAGATCTTTATTGATGGGCAGCACATTGGCGGTTGCGACGACCTGCATGCACTGGATGCGCGCGGCGGACTCGATCCTCTGCTGCGCTAG
- a CDS encoding rhodanese-like domain-containing protein: MQEIMQFVGRHPILSIAWIALLAAVIYTTFKGLTSKVKVITRGEATRLINKEDAVVVDIRQRDDFRKGHIASAINVLPADIKASNVGELEKHKAKPVIVVDGNGLSAQESAALLNKAGFEQVYVLKEGVAGWSGENLPLVRGK; this comes from the coding sequence ATGCAAGAAATTATGCAATTCGTTGGCCGCCACCCCATACTTAGTATCGCGTGGATTGCGTTACTCGCGGCGGTGATTTACACCACTTTCAAAGGCCTCACCTCTAAAGTGAAGGTGATTACTCGCGGTGAAGCAACGCGTCTTATCAACAAAGAAGATGCCGTGGTCGTGGATATTCGCCAGCGTGACGACTTCCGCAAAGGGCATATCGCCAGCGCCATCAACGTGCTGCCTGCTGATATCAAAGCCAGCAACGTCGGCGAACTGGAGAAGCATAAAGCGAAGCCGGTTATCGTGGTTGACGGCAACGGTCTGTCCGCGCAGGAATCAGCAGCGCTGCTGAACAAAGCCGGTTTTGAGCAGGTTTACGTGCTCAAAGAAGGCGTCGCCGGCTGGAGTGGCGAGAACCTGCCGCTGGTACGTGGTAAATAA